From a single Apium graveolens cultivar Ventura chromosome 2, ASM990537v1, whole genome shotgun sequence genomic region:
- the LOC141703281 gene encoding uncharacterized protein LOC141703281, with protein MPTIKAYDGTGDPANHVGTFFNSLLLQPVNDAIKCRAFPQTLSGMAPRWYSRVPPNLIRSFKDLSQAFIKQFISGKVHEKSSASLMSIVQGTKGFLRDYLNSFTKEALEVPDLYDKVAVIALQQGTRDEFFKMSLAKHPPESMLYLQVRVEKNIKVEESMKKTVVNNEPAGGKKRKTDQEYNVKDKYPRIEKDVESAQLSAP; from the coding sequence atgcccaccatcaaagcatacgATGGTACTGGCGACCCTGCTAATCATGTCGGGACGTTCTTTAACTCCCTGCTGTTACagcccgtgaacgatgctattaagtgtcgggcctttcctcaaaccttgTCGGGTATGGCTCCAAGGTGGTACAGTCGTGTACCTCCAAACTTGATCCGATCTTTTAAGGATTTGAGCCAAGCTTTCATCAAGCAATTTATCAGTGGAAAagtacatgagaaaagttcagcatctctcatgagcattgtgcaaggaACAAAGGGGttcttgagagactatctgaatagTTTCACGAAGGAAGCCTTGGAGGTCCCAGATCTTTATGATAAAGTAGCTGTGATAGCACTGCAGCAGGGAACTAGAGATGAGTTCTTCAAAATGTCCTTAGCTAAGcacccccctgaaagcatgttataCCTCCAAGTTAGGGTCGAGAAGAATATCAAGGTggaggaaagtatgaagaagacGGTAGTAAAcaacgagcccgctggtggcaagaagcgaaagactgatcAAGAATATAATgtcaaggacaagtatcctagaattGAGAAAGACGTTGAATCAGCCCAGCTaagcgccccctga